A single genomic interval of Mucilaginibacter boryungensis harbors:
- a CDS encoding amidohydrolase, whose translation MENLKITTYQGYLFWENIDKNLQNITLRLGGIREKTDLIILPEMFNTGFTMDAERLGEPMGGKTMQWMKATAEKYNCTITGSLIIKENNKYYNRLIWMRADGTYEHYDKRHLFAMGKEHLTYTAGTKKLVVELKGWKICPMICYDLRFPVWLRNVKEQYDMLIIVANWPEKRALHWRTLIPARAVENQSYVIGLNRVGHDGNEVYHSGDSTCISPNGDVVYYKRDEEDVYTFTINPDELTRVRRAMPFLRDADEFVIKD comes from the coding sequence ATGGAAAACTTAAAGATCACTACTTATCAAGGCTATCTTTTTTGGGAAAATATTGATAAGAACCTGCAAAACATTACGTTGCGATTGGGCGGCATACGCGAAAAAACTGACCTCATTATTCTGCCGGAAATGTTTAACACCGGTTTTACTATGGATGCCGAACGCCTGGGCGAACCCATGGGTGGTAAAACCATGCAATGGATGAAAGCAACTGCCGAAAAATACAATTGCACCATTACCGGCAGCCTGATTATTAAAGAAAATAACAAATACTATAACCGCCTGATTTGGATGCGCGCCGACGGTACTTATGAGCATTATGATAAACGCCACCTGTTTGCCATGGGTAAAGAGCACCTGACCTACACTGCCGGAACTAAAAAACTGGTAGTAGAGTTAAAAGGCTGGAAAATTTGCCCGATGATATGTTACGACCTCCGTTTCCCCGTGTGGCTGCGTAATGTGAAAGAGCAATACGATATGCTGATCATTGTAGCCAACTGGCCCGAGAAACGCGCCTTGCATTGGCGCACCCTGATACCGGCCCGCGCTGTGGAGAACCAAAGTTATGTGATAGGCTTGAACCGTGTAGGCCACGATGGTAACGAGGTTTACCATTCGGGTGATAGTACCTGTATTAGCCCCAACGGCGATGTGGTTTATTACAAACGCGACGAGGAAGATGTATACACCTTCACTATTAACCCCGATGAATTAACACGGGTACGCCGTGCCATGCCGTTTTTGCGCGATGCAGATGAGTTTGTGATAAAAGATTAG
- a CDS encoding methionine aminotransferase: protein MIPVTSKLPQTGTTIFTVMSALAAETGAINLSQGFPDYDCPPELVDLVTRAMKDGFNQYAPMAGLMILREQISIKTEKLYGATYNPDTEITVTAGGTQAIFTAISAVIHPNDEVIIFEPAYDSYASAIKLMGGIVKSLELEPPDYRIPWDMVKRLITSKTRMIILNSPQNPTGSILSKTDIDELIAIVKGQDIFILSDEVYEHLVYDGQEHQSMARYPELRKRSFIAVSFGKLFHSTGWKIGYCLAPANLMQEFRKVHQFLVFSVNTPMQAAIAEYLKDENVYAGLPAFFQQKRDYFRNGLKNSRFKLLPCQGSYFQCVSYQDITDEKDADLAIRITREFGVASIPVSAFYSKATDHHILRFCFAKRQETLDKAVERLIKI from the coding sequence ATGATACCTGTTACTTCTAAACTGCCCCAAACGGGCACTACTATTTTTACTGTGATGTCGGCCCTTGCGGCTGAAACCGGCGCTATTAACCTGTCGCAAGGTTTCCCGGATTACGATTGCCCGCCCGAATTAGTTGATCTGGTAACCCGGGCTATGAAAGATGGTTTTAACCAATATGCCCCCATGGCCGGATTGATGATCCTGCGCGAGCAGATTAGCATAAAAACGGAAAAGCTATATGGCGCTACTTATAACCCGGATACCGAAATAACCGTTACTGCCGGTGGTACGCAGGCTATTTTTACGGCTATTAGCGCTGTGATACACCCTAACGATGAGGTGATCATTTTTGAGCCGGCTTATGATAGTTATGCCTCGGCTATCAAACTAATGGGCGGCATTGTTAAATCGCTGGAACTGGAACCGCCCGATTACCGCATCCCATGGGATATGGTTAAACGGTTGATCACCAGTAAAACCCGGATGATCATCCTCAACTCGCCGCAAAACCCAACCGGCAGTATTTTAAGCAAAACCGATATTGATGAATTGATAGCCATTGTAAAAGGCCAGGATATCTTTATACTAAGTGATGAGGTGTACGAACATCTGGTTTACGACGGGCAGGAACACCAAAGCATGGCCCGCTACCCCGAATTGCGCAAGCGCAGTTTTATAGCCGTGTCGTTTGGTAAATTGTTCCACAGTACCGGCTGGAAAATTGGCTATTGCCTGGCCCCGGCCAACCTGATGCAGGAGTTTAGAAAAGTACACCAGTTTTTGGTGTTCAGCGTTAATACGCCCATGCAAGCAGCTATTGCCGAATACCTGAAGGATGAAAACGTTTATGCGGGTTTGCCGGCATTCTTTCAGCAAAAGCGCGATTACTTTAGGAATGGGTTGAAAAACAGTCGTTTTAAGCTGCTGCCCTGCCAGGGATCGTACTTTCAATGTGTAAGTTATCAGGATATTACGGATGAAAAGGATGCCGACCTGGCTATACGTATCACCAGGGAATTTGGGGTGGCATCTATACCGGTTTCAGCTTTCTATAGTAAGGCGACAGATCATCATATTTTAAGATTTTGTTTCGCCAAAAGGCAAGAAACGCTGGATAAAGCCGTTGAAAGATTGATAAAGATTTAA
- a CDS encoding ABC transporter permease, which produces MEFYLTALLLGLCFGTLALGIFISMKIFNIPDITTDGSYTLGGAVTAVLMAQHQPAYIILPAVIIAGALAGALTGLIHTKLKINALLAGILVMTALYSVNLTIMGRSNLPLINLPSLFTLINFSSDPNHNALWILLLFVVLVTLFIGYVLKTDFGIAMRATGNSESMIRALGVNTDRMKVIGLALANALTAVSGYLITQYQGFADISMGIGVVITGLGSVIIAETMINWLHITSVWASLAWVLGGAIVFQLVLAFTLSAGVDANLLKLVTAAFVLLIVGLPRLTRRAA; this is translated from the coding sequence ATGGAATTTTACCTCACCGCGTTATTATTAGGCTTGTGTTTCGGCACCCTTGCGCTGGGGATATTTATTTCCATGAAAATATTTAACATCCCTGATATTACTACCGATGGGAGTTACACCCTGGGCGGCGCAGTTACTGCTGTGTTAATGGCACAACATCAACCAGCCTACATTATATTACCCGCCGTAATTATTGCCGGTGCACTGGCAGGAGCTTTAACGGGACTGATACACACTAAATTGAAAATTAATGCACTGTTGGCGGGCATTTTGGTAATGACAGCGTTATACTCTGTCAACCTAACCATTATGGGGCGATCAAATTTGCCGTTGATAAACCTGCCGTCGTTATTTACTTTGATCAATTTCAGTTCAGATCCTAACCATAACGCGTTGTGGATATTACTCCTATTTGTGGTTTTAGTTACTTTATTTATTGGCTACGTACTGAAAACCGATTTTGGCATAGCCATGCGCGCCACGGGCAATAGCGAAAGTATGATCCGCGCGCTGGGGGTAAATACAGACCGGATGAAAGTTATAGGTTTGGCGCTGGCTAACGCGCTGACGGCAGTAAGTGGTTACCTGATTACCCAATACCAGGGCTTTGCCGACATCAGCATGGGGATTGGTGTGGTCATAACGGGTTTAGGCTCGGTTATTATTGCCGAAACTATGATCAATTGGTTGCATATTACCTCTGTTTGGGCCAGTTTGGCCTGGGTGCTGGGCGGCGCTATTGTTTTTCAATTAGTATTGGCCTTTACACTAAGCGCCGGTGTTGATGCTAACCTGCTGAAGCTGGTTACCGCCGCATTTGTGCTGTTAATTGTAGGTTTACCACGTTTAACCCGGAGGGCCGCATGA
- a CDS encoding ABC transporter ATP-binding protein gives MIQLTDLHKTFNKGQPNQVHAISGVNLTIASGEYVIIVGSNGSGKSTLLNLVSGSILPTSGIISIDGTNVTKLAEYNRSKWIARVFQNPLSGTAPDLSILDNFRLAALRTKPKGFGIGVTEAFKKQVKEKISLLNMGLENKTEQLMGTLSGGQRQALTLLMSVMDDCKILLLDEPSAALDPRSAQVVMQTADTLIKDFNLTAILVTHNLKDAFTYGNRIIQMSEGVVLHDLSSEKKAALSQNDLFEWFS, from the coding sequence ATGATACAATTGACCGACCTCCACAAAACCTTTAACAAAGGTCAGCCTAACCAGGTACATGCCATTAGCGGCGTCAATCTGACTATTGCCAGTGGCGAGTATGTTATTATTGTAGGGTCGAATGGCTCGGGTAAGTCAACCTTATTAAATTTAGTATCGGGTAGTATTTTACCTACAAGTGGCATCATTAGTATTGATGGCACTAATGTTACCAAACTGGCCGAATACAACCGCAGTAAATGGATAGCCCGGGTGTTTCAAAACCCGCTAAGCGGCACCGCTCCTGATCTAAGCATACTGGATAATTTCCGTTTGGCCGCATTACGCACTAAGCCCAAAGGTTTTGGCATTGGCGTTACCGAAGCTTTTAAAAAGCAGGTAAAAGAAAAGATCAGCCTGTTGAACATGGGCCTTGAAAACAAAACCGAACAGCTGATGGGCACCCTCTCTGGCGGGCAGCGGCAGGCCCTTACTTTGCTGATGAGCGTAATGGACGATTGCAAAATACTTTTGCTGGATGAGCCATCGGCAGCATTAGACCCGCGATCGGCACAGGTGGTGATGCAAACGGCCGATACGTTAATTAAAGACTTCAACCTGACCGCAATTCTGGTCACCCATAACCTTAAGGATGCTTTTACTTACGGCAACCGCATCATCCAAATGAGTGAAGGTGTTGTTTTGCACGACCTGAGTTCGGAAAAGAAAGCAGCCTTATCGCAGAATGACCTGTTTGAGTGGTTCTCTTAA
- a CDS encoding ABC transporter substrate-binding protein — MKPLRYIAVVFIIYLVAGCNGSKVPVVGFVDAFEDATVGQARVGFTDALKKGGYSEAEHTVKIEYRNGQGSIPTVVQIANYFINKPVDILATNTTLSTLACVQKTKTIPIFAMVSPTPERMKVLDNYGRNPPNLFGAVEDLKYIDTSFKLIPQLLKPKMGKLTVGVIYNESEPQSKDALEVIKKQAAASNVDLVIAPVYTSADAQLVTQSILNKNIDAFFALPDNIVFASFETILKGCDAKFVPIFTSEAGLVKRGAVVAFGADMYQWGYQAGEQAVQYLKTRDTTGLHPTMVKVRRRVYNPAMVAKYHITVPTNFQAVK, encoded by the coding sequence ATGAAACCCCTTAGATACATCGCCGTAGTTTTTATAATTTACTTAGTAGCTGGCTGCAATGGCAGCAAAGTGCCTGTGGTAGGTTTTGTTGATGCTTTTGAAGATGCTACCGTTGGGCAAGCCCGCGTTGGCTTTACCGACGCGCTTAAAAAAGGCGGCTACAGCGAAGCTGAGCATACCGTTAAAATTGAATACCGCAACGGCCAGGGCAGCATTCCTACCGTAGTACAAATTGCCAATTATTTTATTAATAAACCGGTTGATATACTGGCCACTAATACCACGCTTTCAACTTTAGCCTGTGTGCAAAAAACCAAAACCATCCCAATTTTTGCAATGGTATCGCCAACGCCCGAGCGTATGAAAGTACTGGATAACTATGGCCGTAACCCGCCCAACCTGTTTGGCGCTGTAGAAGACTTGAAATATATTGATACCTCGTTTAAACTGATACCGCAATTGCTGAAACCTAAAATGGGCAAGCTGACGGTCGGCGTTATATATAACGAATCGGAGCCGCAATCGAAAGACGCGCTGGAAGTAATAAAGAAACAGGCCGCGGCATCAAATGTTGACCTGGTTATTGCACCGGTATATACCTCGGCCGATGCGCAGTTGGTTACCCAATCTATATTGAATAAGAACATCGACGCCTTTTTTGCCTTGCCCGATAATATTGTTTTTGCCTCTTTTGAAACTATTTTGAAAGGCTGCGATGCGAAATTTGTCCCCATTTTTACCAGCGAGGCCGGTTTGGTTAAGCGCGGCGCGGTGGTTGCCTTTGGTGCCGATATGTACCAGTGGGGCTACCAGGCGGGCGAACAGGCCGTGCAATACCTGAAAACCCGCGATACTACCGGCCTGCACCCTACTATGGTGAAAGTTAGGCGCCGCGTATACAACCCAGCTATGGTGGCCAAATATCATATTACTGTGCCCACAAACTTCCAGGCTGTAAAATAA
- a CDS encoding Crp/Fnr family transcriptional regulator — translation MDIKTQGCDLQSCFLCRLCLKDWLPAIAANKTTIKVKRGQQLFKEGDAATGIYFVNSGIVKVHKRWDADKELIIRFAKQGGMLGIMSLGENLTYPVSATVLESGAVCFISLEFFESTLKVNSDITYQLLLFFAAELRESEKRMRNLAHMPVKGRIAQALINLQKQFGLNQDGYIEIDLTRQDLASFAGATYETVFRMLNEMVKDGLLSTNGKYIKIVNTAGVMALVEEQE, via the coding sequence ATGGATATCAAAACGCAGGGATGCGATCTGCAAAGTTGTTTTTTGTGCCGCCTTTGTTTAAAAGACTGGTTACCGGCTATTGCTGCTAATAAAACCACCATTAAAGTGAAGCGGGGTCAGCAGTTATTTAAAGAAGGTGATGCGGCCACAGGCATATACTTTGTAAACTCGGGCATAGTAAAAGTACATAAACGCTGGGATGCAGATAAAGAATTGATCATCCGCTTTGCCAAGCAAGGCGGTATGCTGGGTATTATGAGTTTAGGCGAAAACCTGACCTACCCGGTAAGCGCCACTGTGCTGGAAAGCGGCGCAGTGTGTTTTATTAGCCTGGAGTTTTTTGAATCGACACTAAAGGTTAACAGCGACATTACCTACCAGTTACTGCTGTTTTTTGCTGCCGAATTGCGCGAATCGGAAAAAAGGATGCGCAACCTGGCCCATATGCCGGTGAAGGGCCGTATAGCCCAGGCGCTTATCAATCTGCAAAAGCAATTTGGCCTAAACCAGGATGGATATATTGAAATTGACCTGACCCGCCAGGACCTGGCATCGTTTGCGGGGGCTACCTACGAAACGGTTTTCCGTATGCTGAATGAGATGGTAAAAGATGGGTTACTGAGCACTAACGGAAAGTATATTAAAATTGTTAATACAGCGGGCGTAATGGCTTTGGTAGAAGAGCAGGAATAA
- a CDS encoding helix-turn-helix domain-containing protein, with protein MFFQLPEEEVTKVFGRNLKKLRLQRKLSMDKLARMADMELSQIYRIENGRVNAKLTTIAALGKALDIDPNELLKIPNLPHD; from the coding sequence ATGTTTTTCCAACTGCCGGAAGAAGAAGTAACCAAAGTATTTGGCCGTAATCTTAAAAAACTACGCCTGCAACGAAAATTATCGATGGATAAATTAGCCCGTATGGCCGATATGGAACTTTCGCAAATATACCGTATTGAGAATGGTCGGGTAAATGCCAAACTAACAACTATTGCAGCCTTGGGTAAAGCCCTGGATATTGACCCCAATGAATTACTTAAGATACCAAACCTACCTCACGATTAA
- a CDS encoding enoyl-CoA hydratase/isomerase family protein, which yields MSDTANGYVQSSTDSQGVTTIIFFHPAQNSLPANLLRQLTNAIQTAGDDNATRVILLKSAGDRTFCAGASFDELLQLKDKQSGAEFFSGFANVINACRKSGKIIIARVQGKAVGGGVGLAAAADYCLATEAAAIKLSELAIGIGPFVISPVVIRKVGLPAFSQLTIRATDFQSALWAQQKGLYNEVYPDISALDEAIDALVQKLASYHPGALEGLKQIMWEGTEDWDDLLAKRAAISGELVLSDFTQKALGGFLGGKR from the coding sequence ATGAGCGATACAGCAAATGGTTATGTTCAATCGTCGACAGATAGCCAGGGTGTTACTACTATTATATTTTTTCATCCTGCGCAAAACTCGTTACCGGCCAATTTGCTGCGCCAATTAACCAACGCAATACAAACAGCAGGCGATGATAACGCTACCCGCGTTATTTTGCTAAAAAGCGCGGGCGACCGCACATTTTGCGCCGGTGCTAGCTTTGATGAACTACTGCAATTAAAAGATAAACAAAGCGGCGCTGAATTTTTTAGCGGTTTTGCCAACGTAATAAACGCCTGCCGAAAATCGGGCAAGATAATTATTGCCCGTGTGCAGGGCAAAGCTGTAGGCGGGGGGGTTGGGTTAGCCGCCGCAGCCGATTATTGTCTGGCTACGGAAGCCGCAGCCATAAAATTAAGCGAATTAGCTATTGGCATAGGCCCCTTTGTAATCTCGCCGGTGGTTATCCGTAAGGTCGGGTTGCCCGCATTCTCACAATTAACTATCCGGGCTACTGATTTTCAATCAGCGCTATGGGCACAGCAGAAAGGTTTATATAATGAGGTTTACCCTGATATAAGCGCTTTAGATGAAGCTATTGATGCCTTGGTACAAAAGCTGGCTTCCTACCACCCGGGCGCGCTGGAAGGCCTGAAACAAATTATGTGGGAAGGTACCGAAGATTGGGACGACCTGCTGGCCAAACGTGCAGCTATTAGCGGCGAATTGGTATTGTCTGATTTTACCCAGAAAGCACTCGGGGGCTTTTTAGGCGGGAAGCGTTAA
- a CDS encoding YpdA family putative bacillithiol disulfide reductase encodes MLDILIIGGGPIGLACGLTAQKAGLSFIIVEKGCLVNSLYNYPATMTFFSTSEKLEIGGVPFITINKRPNRTEALEYYRRVAFSYNLPVNLFEEVIKMEHKGRHYDITTSKATYQAKNVIISTGFYDIPVTMDIPGEDLPKVKHYYQDPHYYALQKVLVVGSSNSAIDVALETYRKGAEVTLVIRSDEVSKRVKYWVRPDILNRIKEGSIKAYFNSSVVAIRPHEVEIKTPDGNITLANDFVMAMTGYKPNFQFLHNLGISLSEDQKFIPHYNPETMETNRKGVYLAGVVCGGMDTHLWFIENSRVHADMIINNIVQKQ; translated from the coding sequence ATGCTGGATATATTAATCATCGGTGGTGGCCCTATTGGCCTGGCTTGCGGATTGACCGCGCAAAAAGCGGGATTGAGCTTTATTATTGTAGAGAAAGGCTGTCTGGTCAACTCGCTATACAATTATCCGGCTACCATGACCTTTTTTTCTACTTCCGAGAAACTGGAGATTGGCGGCGTACCCTTTATAACTATTAACAAACGCCCTAACCGTACCGAAGCGCTTGAATATTACCGTCGCGTAGCCTTCTCTTATAACCTGCCTGTTAATTTGTTTGAGGAAGTGATTAAGATGGAGCACAAAGGCAGGCATTATGATATTACCACATCTAAAGCCACCTATCAGGCTAAAAATGTAATTATATCTACCGGGTTTTATGATATCCCGGTAACAATGGATATCCCCGGTGAAGACCTACCTAAGGTGAAGCATTACTACCAGGACCCGCATTATTACGCATTACAAAAAGTGCTGGTAGTTGGTTCCAGCAATTCGGCTATTGATGTAGCGCTGGAAACTTACCGTAAAGGCGCCGAAGTGACGCTGGTGATACGCAGCGATGAGGTGAGTAAGCGTGTTAAATATTGGGTGCGCCCTGATATTTTAAACCGGATAAAAGAAGGCAGTATTAAAGCCTATTTTAATTCGAGCGTGGTTGCTATACGCCCGCATGAAGTTGAGATTAAAACCCCTGATGGTAATATTACCCTTGCCAATGATTTTGTAATGGCTATGACGGGTTATAAACCGAATTTCCAGTTTCTGCATAACCTGGGAATAAGTCTGTCTGAAGATCAAAAGTTCATCCCCCATTATAATCCTGAAACGATGGAAACCAATCGGAAAGGCGTTTACCTGGCTGGTGTTGTTTGCGGGGGCATGGATACGCATCTGTGGTTCATCGAGAATTCGCGCGTACATGCGGATATGATCATCAACAATATTGTACAAAAGCAATAA
- a CDS encoding response regulator — MKIVVIEDNPDIMDVVDYVLTSDGHELIPCKDGSIESELGDIKPDLVFIDEYLPVKRGSDICKHIKTSPHLRHLPVVLISTVPNIGKIAKQSGADAYLEKPFELSDLIALTHKFIPTA, encoded by the coding sequence GTGAAAATCGTTGTAATTGAGGATAATCCAGATATTATGGATGTGGTGGATTATGTATTAACCAGCGATGGACACGAGCTGATCCCTTGTAAAGACGGGAGTATTGAATCTGAACTTGGCGACATAAAGCCCGACCTGGTATTTATTGATGAGTATTTACCGGTAAAAAGAGGCAGTGATATTTGCAAACACATTAAAACCAGCCCACACTTACGGCATTTACCGGTGGTATTAATTTCTACTGTGCCCAATATTGGCAAAATAGCCAAACAAAGCGGTGCCGATGCCTATCTTGAAAAGCCTTTTGAACTAAGCGATCTAATTGCGCTTACCCATAAATTTATACCAACAGCGTAG
- a CDS encoding DnaJ C-terminal domain-containing protein, translated as MAFIDYYKILGVEKNADEKSIKAAYRKLARKLHPDLNPNDPNASKKFQELNEANEVLSDPVKRKKYDQYGENWQHADQYEQARQQQRSAYGNQGGNAYQTGGFEGFGGDADFSEFFNSMFGGAANGGGGRRQAAYRGQDFNAELQLSLRDIAETHKRTLTVNGKQIRMTIPAGVENGQTIKIAGHGGPGRNNGPAGDLYITFVIPNDPDFKRSGFDLYRTIKVDLYTAVLGGEITADTLNGKVKLKLKPETQQGTKVKLKGKGLPVYKKADQFGDLYLTYDIQVPQNLTDKQRELFEELAKTTKH; from the coding sequence ATGGCTTTTATTGATTATTATAAAATTTTAGGGGTCGAAAAAAACGCTGACGAGAAAAGTATTAAAGCCGCTTATCGTAAACTGGCACGCAAACTGCACCCCGACCTTAACCCTAACGACCCAAACGCAAGCAAGAAATTCCAGGAGCTGAACGAAGCTAATGAAGTACTGAGCGACCCGGTAAAACGCAAAAAATACGACCAATACGGCGAAAACTGGCAGCATGCCGATCAGTACGAGCAGGCACGCCAGCAACAACGGTCGGCCTATGGTAACCAGGGTGGCAACGCTTACCAGACAGGCGGCTTTGAAGGCTTTGGCGGCGATGCCGATTTCTCGGAGTTTTTCAATTCCATGTTTGGCGGCGCGGCCAATGGAGGCGGCGGTCGCAGGCAGGCGGCTTATCGCGGGCAGGACTTTAATGCCGAATTGCAACTGAGCTTGCGTGATATTGCTGAAACGCACAAGCGTACGCTAACTGTAAACGGTAAACAGATCCGTATGACCATCCCGGCAGGGGTGGAGAACGGGCAGACCATAAAAATTGCAGGCCATGGCGGCCCGGGCAGAAACAACGGCCCGGCGGGCGATCTCTACATCACCTTTGTAATCCCTAACGATCCCGATTTTAAACGCAGCGGGTTCGATTTGTACCGTACCATAAAGGTTGATCTGTACACTGCTGTGCTTGGCGGCGAGATAACCGCCGATACACTGAACGGTAAGGTTAAGCTGAAACTGAAGCCCGAAACCCAGCAGGGCACTAAAGTGAAATTAAAGGGCAAAGGGTTACCGGTATATAAAAAAGCCGATCAGTTTGGCGATTTGTACCTTACCTATGATATCCAGGTACCGCAGAACCTGACCGATAAACAACGCGAATTATTTGAAGAACTGGCTAAAACCACTAAACACTAA
- a CDS encoding response regulator, whose translation MLKRILVLDDNQDILEVVNEVLAYENFDVHATSNSEGIIAVTEAYNPDLIILDYRLNNANGGEICHELKSHPKFKHIPVIIFSAYINLSIDYAKYGCDAVISKPFDLSQLIETVNGLITKV comes from the coding sequence ATGTTAAAACGTATTTTGGTACTGGACGATAACCAGGACATATTAGAGGTTGTAAACGAGGTTTTGGCCTACGAAAATTTTGACGTGCATGCCACATCAAACAGTGAGGGTATTATAGCAGTAACCGAAGCCTACAACCCCGACCTGATTATTTTAGATTATCGCCTAAACAATGCCAACGGCGGCGAAATTTGCCACGAGTTGAAATCGCACCCTAAATTTAAACACATCCCAGTTATTATTTTCTCCGCTTATATTAACCTTAGTATTGATTATGCTAAATACGGCTGTGATGCTGTGATCTCTAAACCGTTCGACCTGTCGCAATTGATAGAAACCGTTAACGGGTTAATTACTAAGGTATAA
- a CDS encoding response regulator transcription factor: protein MEKEKRILVVDDDPGILEMLGEVLSYYGYKVSTLSRGDKIFDRINEYHPDLILMDIMLAGMDGRTICRDIKSVENSGNIPIILISASENDASWLNREGAPNDFLPKPFDLDFLMKKIEHQLAA from the coding sequence ATGGAAAAGGAAAAAAGGATATTAGTGGTGGATGATGATCCGGGTATTCTGGAGATGCTTGGCGAAGTGCTTTCCTATTATGGCTACAAAGTAAGTACGCTATCCCGTGGCGACAAAATATTTGATCGTATTAATGAATATCACCCCGATTTAATTTTAATGGATATTATGCTGGCCGGAATGGATGGCCGGACAATATGCCGTGATATTAAATCGGTTGAAAACAGCGGTAATATTCCTATTATCCTTATCTCTGCCTCAGAGAATGATGCATCGTGGTTAAACAGAGAAGGTGCGCCCAACGATTTTCTACCCAAACCATTCGATCTGGACTTCCTTATGAAAAAAATTGAGCATCAACTGGCAGCTTAA
- a CDS encoding chaperone modulator CbpM — protein MATKNMIPADEVLTHHQVEQTFIHELKDEGLIHINIVNKKTFIPAEDLPMLEKMINLHRDLDINVAGLASITHLLQRVDELHNELWRLRNRLRMYEEE, from the coding sequence ATGGCAACAAAAAATATGATACCCGCCGATGAAGTGTTAACCCATCACCAGGTAGAACAAACTTTTATACATGAGTTAAAGGATGAGGGCCTGATCCATATTAACATTGTGAATAAAAAAACATTTATCCCGGCTGAAGATTTGCCTATGCTGGAAAAGATGATCAACCTGCACCGCGATCTGGATATTAACGTAGCCGGACTTGCCTCTATAACCCACCTGTTGCAGCGTGTAGATGAACTGCATAACGAGTTGTGGCGGTTGCGTAACAGGTTACGTATGTACGAGGAGGAGTAA